A window from Micromonospora terminaliae encodes these proteins:
- a CDS encoding DUF6230 family protein — protein MSGGTRWRRFAAMMVPATVVAGGMVLGMANGAIAASFAVSGQTFKVGASKLEGNGFKQYGGMVQEKSSGNQHPVAVSEIADAKLYDLCQSVNASLPGIPIVLTINAGGGGNPATATNLLIDMDSLEGNATFENIQIGRDANELNPKKGQPGGFGQSADVVTITDLEQVARSTSAGVFTLNGLKLKVNVGKDAKECF, from the coding sequence ATGAGTGGCGGCACCCGCTGGCGTCGGTTCGCGGCCATGATGGTGCCCGCCACCGTCGTCGCCGGCGGCATGGTGCTGGGCATGGCCAACGGCGCCATCGCGGCCTCGTTCGCCGTGTCTGGCCAGACCTTCAAGGTCGGCGCCTCGAAGCTGGAGGGCAACGGCTTCAAGCAGTACGGCGGCATGGTCCAGGAGAAGAGCAGCGGCAACCAGCACCCGGTGGCCGTCTCGGAGATCGCCGACGCCAAGCTGTACGACCTCTGCCAGTCGGTCAACGCCAGCCTTCCGGGCATCCCGATCGTGCTGACCATCAACGCCGGTGGCGGCGGCAACCCGGCGACCGCCACGAACCTGCTGATCGACATGGACTCGCTCGAGGGCAACGCCACCTTCGAGAACATCCAGATCGGTCGCGACGCCAACGAGCTCAACCCGAAGAAGGGCCAGCCCGGCGGCTTCGGGCAGAGCGCGGACGTCGTGACCATCACCGACCTGGAGCAGGTGGCCCGGTCCACCAGCGCCGGCGTCTTCACCCTCAACGGCCTGAAGCTGAAGGTCAACGTGGGCAAGGACGCCAAGGAATGCTTCTGA